From one Drosophila subpulchrella strain 33 F10 #4 breed RU33 chromosome 3L, RU_Dsub_v1.1 Primary Assembly, whole genome shotgun sequence genomic stretch:
- the LOC119555057 gene encoding fibrinogen C domain-containing protein 1 isoform X2, with translation MMRPQLVAMAIVMVMAVICGFGSGSVVEAPALTEGPPPPPHNRRLNQTRSRMPNNFRSYTSPTSPPKCDYRDMMTNLHDRVGILVTLDEDQRHRLEVIDQKLDQLVASSSAKMESMKAQQLDFKQRLDSFEHIQRLSRNTLDELKDLSRTARDVPQDQHPESGSRVFNESDLSLSDRLDALATLLTSTALQVRSTQIEVNSLGRVIKRQTRLLQGKNIKSNGSPSPIFYGPAGIDGPKPDQDLPHSCKYHLLSNQGIVKLQLSPDSESFYVACDDDWTVILSRTSDDVSFERGWLDYRDGFGNLAGDFFIGLNKLHALTASSLHELRIVLVDFMGNEAYAEYSVFAIGSERELYPLSVLGQFQDSVEPSAGDSLSYHAGARFSTVDQDNDNCLDCNCALKHKGAGWFNNCATSNLFGQYITRSQGQALETGMWWDTFAGQNSLKKVRWMIRPVADFSDDTRR, from the exons ATGATGAGGCCCCAATTAGTGGCGATGGCCATCGTCATGGTGATGGCGGTGATCTGCGGCTTTGGCTCAGGTTCTGTGGTAGAAGCTCCCGCATTAACTGAGGGCCCACCGCCCCCACCTCATAACCGTCGACTCAACCAAACACGGTCGCGCATGCCCAACAACTTCCGA AGTTATACGAGCCCCACGAGTCCTCCGAAATGCGACTACCGGGATATGATGACCAATCTGCACGATCGCGTTGGGATCTTGGTGACCTTGGACGAGGACCAGCGCCATCGCCTGGAAGTGATCGATCAGAA ATTGGATCAACTGGTGGCAAGCAGCTCAGCGAAAATGGAATCTATGAAGGCCCAGCAACTGGACTTCAAGCAGCGATTAGACAGTTTTGAGCACATTCAGCGGCTTTCGAGGAATACTTTGGATGAGCTTAAAG ATTTATCTCGGACTGCTCGCGATGTTCCGCAGGATCAGCATCCCGAATCGGGAAGTCGTGTATTTAATGAATCTGATTTGAGTCTGTCGGATCGTCTGGATGCCTTGGCCACTCTTTTGACCTCCACTGCACTCCAGGTCAGATCGACACAGATTGAAGTAAACAGTCTTGGAAGGGTTATCAA GCGCCAAACTCGTTTGCTTCagggaaaaaatataaaatcgaATGGATCACCGTCGCCAATCTTCTACGGACCAGCCGGAATAGATGGTCCTAAACCTGACCAGGATTTGCCCCACAGCTGCAAGTACCACCTCCTGAGCAACCAGGGAATCGTGAAGCTCCAACTCTCCCCCGATTCGGAGTCCTTCTATGTGGCCTGTGATGATGACTGGACGGTTATTTTGAGTCGCACCTCCGATGATGTGAGCTTCGAACGCGGCTGGCTGGACTATAGAGATGGCTTTGGCAACCTGGCCGGGGATTTCTTTATTGGCCTAAACAAACTGCATGCCCTGACCGCATCGTCTTTGCATGAACTGCGGATCGTGTTGGTGGACTTTATGGGCAACGAGGCGTATGCGGAATACTCCGTCTTTGCCATCGGCAGCGAAAGGGAGTTGTATCCCCTGAGTGTGTTGGGCCAGTTCCAGGATAGCGTGGAACCCTCGGCGGGGGATTCCCTGTCCTATCATGCTGGGGCCAGGTTCAGCACTGTGGATCAAGATAATGACAACTGCCTCGACTGCAACTGCGCCCTGAAGCACAAGGGAGCTGGATGGTTTAATAATTGCGCAACCAGCAATTTGTTCGGTCAGTATATCACCCGAAGCCAAGGTCAAGCATTGGAAACTGGCATGTGGTGGGACACCTTCGCGGGACAGAATTCCCTGAAGAAGGTCCGCTGGATGATACGTCCCGTTGCCGACTTCTCAGATGACACCAGGCGATAG
- the LOC119554316 gene encoding uncharacterized protein LOC119554316 isoform X1, with product MSPNSRRCLILLFIAVSFLALRLADNFIKHKEPAILASYSQEIQEIQDDLVHLADSCTIEKLMVDESEEYLQISCHVDDLPEGYVRRLKPVDHGRSFFLNQRIPKPLKRQWNFRVPTEAVNGLSALT from the exons ATGAGTCCAAATTCACGGCGTTGCCTTATATTGCTTTTCATCGCGGTATCTTTCCTAGCGCTCCGGCTAGCAGATAACTTTATAAAACATAAGGAGC CAGCCATTCTGGCATCGTACAGCCAAGAGATCCAGGAGATCCAAGACGACTTGGTTCATCTGGCAGATAGT TGCACCATAGAGAAACTGATGGTCGACGAATCCGAGGAGTATCTGCAGATCAGTTGCCATGTGGATGATCTGCCAGAGGGCTATGTGCGGAGGCTGAAGCCCGTCGATCATGGCCGGAGTTTCTTCCTGAACCAGCGCATTCCGAAGCCCTTGAAGCGCCAGTGGAATTTCCGAGTGCCCACAGAGGCCGTGAATGGACTCAGTGCGCTGACTTGA
- the LOC119555057 gene encoding angiopoietin-4 isoform X1, protein MMRPQLVAMAIVMVMAVICGFGSGSVVEAPALTEGPPPPPHNRRLNQTRSRMPNNFRSYTSPTSPPKCDYRDMMTNLHDRVGILVTLDEDQRHRLEVIDQKLDQLVASSSAKMESMKAQQLDFKQRLDSFEHIQRLSRNTLDELKGETDKVFGSRPVRELKHKLINRLKMNDLSRTARDVPQDQHPESGSRVFNESDLSLSDRLDALATLLTSTALQVRSTQIEVNSLGRVIKRQTRLLQGKNIKSNGSPSPIFYGPAGIDGPKPDQDLPHSCKYHLLSNQGIVKLQLSPDSESFYVACDDDWTVILSRTSDDVSFERGWLDYRDGFGNLAGDFFIGLNKLHALTASSLHELRIVLVDFMGNEAYAEYSVFAIGSERELYPLSVLGQFQDSVEPSAGDSLSYHAGARFSTVDQDNDNCLDCNCALKHKGAGWFNNCATSNLFGQYITRSQGQALETGMWWDTFAGQNSLKKVRWMIRPVADFSDDTRR, encoded by the exons ATGATGAGGCCCCAATTAGTGGCGATGGCCATCGTCATGGTGATGGCGGTGATCTGCGGCTTTGGCTCAGGTTCTGTGGTAGAAGCTCCCGCATTAACTGAGGGCCCACCGCCCCCACCTCATAACCGTCGACTCAACCAAACACGGTCGCGCATGCCCAACAACTTCCGA AGTTATACGAGCCCCACGAGTCCTCCGAAATGCGACTACCGGGATATGATGACCAATCTGCACGATCGCGTTGGGATCTTGGTGACCTTGGACGAGGACCAGCGCCATCGCCTGGAAGTGATCGATCAGAA ATTGGATCAACTGGTGGCAAGCAGCTCAGCGAAAATGGAATCTATGAAGGCCCAGCAACTGGACTTCAAGCAGCGATTAGACAGTTTTGAGCACATTCAGCGGCTTTCGAGGAATACTTTGGATGAGCTTAAAGGTGAAACCGATAAAGTTTTCGGTTCCCGGCCTGTTAGAGAGCTAAAACACAAGCTAATCAATCGCTTAAAGATGAACG ATTTATCTCGGACTGCTCGCGATGTTCCGCAGGATCAGCATCCCGAATCGGGAAGTCGTGTATTTAATGAATCTGATTTGAGTCTGTCGGATCGTCTGGATGCCTTGGCCACTCTTTTGACCTCCACTGCACTCCAGGTCAGATCGACACAGATTGAAGTAAACAGTCTTGGAAGGGTTATCAA GCGCCAAACTCGTTTGCTTCagggaaaaaatataaaatcgaATGGATCACCGTCGCCAATCTTCTACGGACCAGCCGGAATAGATGGTCCTAAACCTGACCAGGATTTGCCCCACAGCTGCAAGTACCACCTCCTGAGCAACCAGGGAATCGTGAAGCTCCAACTCTCCCCCGATTCGGAGTCCTTCTATGTGGCCTGTGATGATGACTGGACGGTTATTTTGAGTCGCACCTCCGATGATGTGAGCTTCGAACGCGGCTGGCTGGACTATAGAGATGGCTTTGGCAACCTGGCCGGGGATTTCTTTATTGGCCTAAACAAACTGCATGCCCTGACCGCATCGTCTTTGCATGAACTGCGGATCGTGTTGGTGGACTTTATGGGCAACGAGGCGTATGCGGAATACTCCGTCTTTGCCATCGGCAGCGAAAGGGAGTTGTATCCCCTGAGTGTGTTGGGCCAGTTCCAGGATAGCGTGGAACCCTCGGCGGGGGATTCCCTGTCCTATCATGCTGGGGCCAGGTTCAGCACTGTGGATCAAGATAATGACAACTGCCTCGACTGCAACTGCGCCCTGAAGCACAAGGGAGCTGGATGGTTTAATAATTGCGCAACCAGCAATTTGTTCGGTCAGTATATCACCCGAAGCCAAGGTCAAGCATTGGAAACTGGCATGTGGTGGGACACCTTCGCGGGACAGAATTCCCTGAAGAAGGTCCGCTGGATGATACGTCCCGTTGCCGACTTCTCAGATGACACCAGGCGATAG
- the LOC119554316 gene encoding uncharacterized protein LOC119554316 isoform X2, translating to MSPNSRRCLILLFIAVSFLALRLADNFIKHKEPILASYSQEIQEIQDDLVHLADSCTIEKLMVDESEEYLQISCHVDDLPEGYVRRLKPVDHGRSFFLNQRIPKPLKRQWNFRVPTEAVNGLSALT from the exons ATGAGTCCAAATTCACGGCGTTGCCTTATATTGCTTTTCATCGCGGTATCTTTCCTAGCGCTCCGGCTAGCAGATAACTTTATAAAACATAAGGAGC CCATTCTGGCATCGTACAGCCAAGAGATCCAGGAGATCCAAGACGACTTGGTTCATCTGGCAGATAGT TGCACCATAGAGAAACTGATGGTCGACGAATCCGAGGAGTATCTGCAGATCAGTTGCCATGTGGATGATCTGCCAGAGGGCTATGTGCGGAGGCTGAAGCCCGTCGATCATGGCCGGAGTTTCTTCCTGAACCAGCGCATTCCGAAGCCCTTGAAGCGCCAGTGGAATTTCCGAGTGCCCACAGAGGCCGTGAATGGACTCAGTGCGCTGACTTGA
- the LOC119553355 gene encoding lipase member H-A isoform X1: MAKTSFCLVPIICQFLGLHAALLDSLLNQSNIYYLKASSDVPLENVDQLESVESVKLIVHGYLGSRTHNSIMPLRNAYTAQGYENVLVADWGPVANLDYPTSRLAVKKVARVLAKLLEEFLQRHGISLDGVHVIGHSLGAHIAGRIGRHFNGTLGRVTGLDPALPLFSSRSDDSLHSNAAQFVDVIHTDYPLFGDIRPRGTADFYPNFGLAPQPGCENVDVVAASKLLHEAYSCSHNRAVMFYAESIGMPNSFPAIPCSLRAIKSRHVEDCLREKSEANNTEKPDNVFMGENVSRSATLYYYLATNGAPPYGQGRNSRL; this comes from the exons ATGGCCAAGACCAGCTTTTGTCTGGTGCCGATCATCTGCCAATTTCTGGGATTACATGCCGCCCTGCTGGACTCTTTGTTGAATCAGAGCAATATTTACTATCTAAAAGCGTCTAGTGATGTCCCATTGGAGAATGTGGATCAGCTGGAATCGGTGGAGTCGGTCAAGCTGATTGTACACGGTTATCTGGGATCTCGCACCCACAACTCTATTATGCCTCTCAGAAATG CTTACACTGCCCAAGGATATGAGAATGTTCTAGTGGCTGACTGGGGTCCAGTGGCCAATTTGGATTATCCAACCTCGCGTTTGGCTGTGAAGAAAGTGGCTCGAGTTCTGGCGAAATTGTTGGAGGAATTCCTACAGCGACATGGCATATCCCTAGATGGAGTCCATGTCATAGGTCACAGCTTGGGGGCTCACATCGCAGGACGAATTGGACGTCATTTCAATGGAACTTTGGGCAGAGTTACAGGTCTGGATCCGGCTCTTCCGCTTTTCTCGAGTCGATCGGATGACAGTTTGCACTCGAATGCCGCCCAATTTGTGGATGTTATTCACACGGATTATCCTCTGTTTGGGGATATACGACCTCGAGGAACTGCGGACTTTTATCCGAATTTCGGGCTGGCTCCTCAACCAGGATGCGAAAATGTGGATGTTGTTGCAGCCAGTAAGCTACTTCACGAGGCTT atAGTTGCAGTCACAACAGAGCCGTTATGTTTTACGCTGAATCAATTGGAATGCCCAACAGTTTTCCAGCAATACCTTGCAGCTTAAGGGCCATTAAAAGTCGACACGTTGAGGATTGCTTGAGGGAAAAATCTGAAGCTAATAATACAGAAAAACCagataatgtttttatggGCGAAAATGTTAGTCGCAG CGCCACCTTGTATTATTACTTGGCAACTAATGGAGCGCCACCTTACGGCCAGGGCAGGAACTCACGGCTTTAG
- the LOC119553355 gene encoding lipase member H isoform X2, which produces MAKTSFCLVPIICQFLGLHAALLDSLLNQSNIYYLKASSDVPLENVDQLESVESVKLIVHGYLGSRTHNSIMPLRNAYTAQGYENVLVADWGPVANLDYPTSRLAVKKVARVLAKLLEEFLQRHGISLDGVHVIGHSLGAHIAGRIGRHFNGTLGRVTGLDPALPLFSSRSDDSLHSNAAQFVDVIHTDYPLFGDIRPRGTADFYPNFGLAPQPGCENVDVVAANSCSHNRAVMFYAESIGMPNSFPAIPCSLRAIKSRHVEDCLREKSEANNTEKPDNVFMGENVSRSATLYYYLATNGAPPYGQGRNSRL; this is translated from the exons ATGGCCAAGACCAGCTTTTGTCTGGTGCCGATCATCTGCCAATTTCTGGGATTACATGCCGCCCTGCTGGACTCTTTGTTGAATCAGAGCAATATTTACTATCTAAAAGCGTCTAGTGATGTCCCATTGGAGAATGTGGATCAGCTGGAATCGGTGGAGTCGGTCAAGCTGATTGTACACGGTTATCTGGGATCTCGCACCCACAACTCTATTATGCCTCTCAGAAATG CTTACACTGCCCAAGGATATGAGAATGTTCTAGTGGCTGACTGGGGTCCAGTGGCCAATTTGGATTATCCAACCTCGCGTTTGGCTGTGAAGAAAGTGGCTCGAGTTCTGGCGAAATTGTTGGAGGAATTCCTACAGCGACATGGCATATCCCTAGATGGAGTCCATGTCATAGGTCACAGCTTGGGGGCTCACATCGCAGGACGAATTGGACGTCATTTCAATGGAACTTTGGGCAGAGTTACAGGTCTGGATCCGGCTCTTCCGCTTTTCTCGAGTCGATCGGATGACAGTTTGCACTCGAATGCCGCCCAATTTGTGGATGTTATTCACACGGATTATCCTCTGTTTGGGGATATACGACCTCGAGGAACTGCGGACTTTTATCCGAATTTCGGGCTGGCTCCTCAACCAGGATGCGAAAATGTGGATGTTGTTGCAGCCA atAGTTGCAGTCACAACAGAGCCGTTATGTTTTACGCTGAATCAATTGGAATGCCCAACAGTTTTCCAGCAATACCTTGCAGCTTAAGGGCCATTAAAAGTCGACACGTTGAGGATTGCTTGAGGGAAAAATCTGAAGCTAATAATACAGAAAAACCagataatgtttttatggGCGAAAATGTTAGTCGCAG CGCCACCTTGTATTATTACTTGGCAACTAATGGAGCGCCACCTTACGGCCAGGGCAGGAACTCACGGCTTTAG